The following proteins are encoded in a genomic region of Amphiura filiformis chromosome 18, Afil_fr2py, whole genome shotgun sequence:
- the LOC140139642 gene encoding uncharacterized protein, translating into MEPTIDDLRKSAMFSGSVLRSLHLAQDLVRKARNFQGGWSSPGKTRSSPAKTRFRSRSPVAKPKSTPKREQQSWSRHEMRALVEFIALPSSDWDKESSKADGPHLAQNTQILGEAAKHVSDQSGKTLGKEATTIRTRVTSKLAKEFPRNIGGVYAAEKAYSLDIDSFQFGSASQFLPDSSPPLVPVELAPPYDLISTSYALANAMPDTPELQKRGRQLHPHDTETPSSSTPACTKIMSDEDWIDDVVKSFKSMGITSQSQFMKKLNDALEPDTIQTLLDGLYYDLHLKKGLGTYPENFVTLSLNAMERLEKAGKPNLIYHFTRCIAEDRPGTKTPLLPFDHMPFGLIEHQIQFFSHTNQAQIKIPHDYRQWQVMMEIEFGLRFNRLFRGPGWSGNNEERGYPYEGRFNVAALGRTAAMEDVTKCGFTDTSDIQEAALKTLKATNPDGRYWIKMDGTDIKSAIQQSMIGEWNGDVDMKDGELKRLREEFDKRVETLIQLKNRPTKPMLDRAKEIIKEDIDLLNCKLKAAVDLCKNLTKKKTTSEEKLKNINWEILEISTLLKKAQEIVSDYTQLKTGPIMTSRRSMQ; encoded by the exons ATGGAACCCACCATTGACGACCTACGCAAATCGGCCATGTTTAGTGGCAGCGTACTTCGTTCC TTACACTTAGCGCAAGATTTAGTCAGGAAGGCCAGAAATTTTCAAGGTGGTTGGTCATCACCAGGCAAAACCCGGTCATCACCAGCCAAAACCCGGTTTCGGTCCAGGTCTCCTGTGGCTAAGCCTAAGTCTACACCAAAGCGTGAACAGCAGTCCTGGAGTAGACATGAGATGAGAGCCCTTGTGGAATTTATTGCTCTGCCATCAAGTGACTGGGACAAAGAATCCAGCAAAGCGGATGGCCCTCATTTGGCGCAAAACACACAAATACTGGGCGAAGCTGCAAAGCATGTCTCAGACCAATCGGGAAAAACATTAGGAAAG GAGG CAACCACCATCAGGACCAGAGTGACAAGCAAACTAGCAAAAGAGTTTCCAAGAAATATTGGGGGCGTTTATGCAGCTGAAAAAGCATATAGCTTAGATATTGACAGCTTCCAGTTTGGGTCTGCATCTCAGTTCTTACCTGATTCATCTCCCCCGTTGGTGCCAGTGGAGTTAGCTCCCCCATATGATTTGATTTCGACTTCATATGCCCTCGCAAATGCGATGCCTGATACACCAGAACTCCAAAAGCGTGGAAGACAATTGCACCCACATGACACGGAAACCCCAAGTTCCAGTACACCTGCATGTACTAAAATCATGTCTGATGAAGATTGGATAGATGATGTAGTGAAGTCTTTCAAGTCCATGGGCATAACAAGCCAAAGTCAGTTTATGAAGAAACTCAATGATGCTCTAGAGCCTGATACAATTCAGACGTTGTTGGATGGTCTGTATTATGACCTCCATTTGAAGAAAGGACTGGGCACATACCCAGAGAACTTTGTAACATTGTCTTTAAATGCAATGGAGCGCCTTGAAAAGGCCGGCAAGCCAAACTTAATTTACCACTTCACAAGGTGTATAGCAGAGGACAGGCCTGGAACTAAGACACCACTTCTACCATTTGACCACATGCCTTTTGGACTGATAGAGCATCAAATACAGTTCTTCTCTCACACAAACCAGGCTcag ATCAAAATACCACATGACTACAGACAGTGGCAGGTTATGATGGAAATAGAGTTTGGATTAAGATTCAATAGGCTTTTCCGTGGTCCAGGATGGAGTGGTAATAATGAAGAACGAGGCTACCCATATGAG GGGCGGTTTAATGTGGCTGCACTAGGGCGTACAGCTGCTATGGAGGACGTGACAAAATGTGGCTTTACAGACACAAGTGATATCCAG gAAGCTGCATTGAAAACATTGAAAGCAACTAATCCTGATGGACGTTACTGGATCAAAATGGACGGTACAGACATCAAGTCCGCTATACAACAGTCCATGATTGGAGAATGGAACGGTGACGTGGATATGAAAgatggggagctgaaaagattgCGAGAGGAGTTTGACAAAAGGGTTGAAACACTAATTCAGCTTAAAAATAGGCCCACCAAGCCCATGCTTGACAGAGCAAAAGAAATCATCAAAGAAGACATAGACTTGTTAAATTGCAAGTTGAAAGCAGCAGTTGACTTGTGCAAGAACTTGACGAAAAAGAAAACGACTTCTGAAGAAAAACTGAAGAACATAAACTGGGAGATACTGGAAATCAGCACGCTGCTGAAAAAAGCGCAAGAGATAGTCAGCGACTATACACAACTTAAGACCGGACCAATAATGACATCAAGAAGGTCCATGCAGTGA
- the LOC140138823 gene encoding uncharacterized protein encodes MSKNQLQKMFARSTDSVLPDHVHDKMERLQEEGNSFQDAAALVREDLVPPGYKYHTWRDHVPENHTEQLKSIVATYKYRKTLNNIKSEHGVDFTKHVHIPEVDAVTGEVLHHREDHNHIEKRIGKHTREGGPPEVKVQRFAEACDSETTDLTVAALLGKRKQSVADAESLLSPAVAKFFETKNYTNEAAYVNIVSRWHEASDGRGLSQAEREAANWDMFHYVMEDWIPWHDRDNPDYSTLDINRRLQGVRGFSRETVIAVTTNIESQEYRRAENDNLGYPEHPRSGTTDDVECFFSMLHNKIKGQNVTLQDFKKWWRKLVIEFNLRIDESLPFYFWTLNDRFSTEDLPSFDEQQPGKKKRLYTLKRRSREDSSIVCVGRLSLPAKGQQRTRQLYHNTNVGVPPVTGQFLAQVQDELNQ; translated from the exons ATGAGTAAGAATCAGTTACAGAAAATGTTTGCAAGATCAACAG aTTCTGTACTACCTGATCATGTACATGACAAAATGGAAAGGCTGCAGGAAGAGGGGAACAGCTTTCAAGATGCTGCGGCCCTGGTGCGAGAGGACCTTGTCCCCCCAGGGTACAAATATCACACATGGAGGGATCATGTCCCAGAAAACCACACAGAACAACTGAAGTCAATCGTAGCAACCTACAAATACAGAAAAACTCTCAACAACATAAAATCCGAACATGGGGTTGACTTTACTAAGCATGTACATATACCAGAAGTAGACGCAGTCACCGGGGAAGTCTTACACCACCGTGAAGACCATAACCACATTGAGAAGCGGATTGGCAAGCATACTAGAGAAGGTGGACCACCAGAGGTTAAAGTCCAGAGATTTGCAGAGGCTTGCGACTCAGAGACCACAGACCTGACTGTAGCTGCTCTGTTGGGGAAGCGGAAGCAGTCCGTAGCCGATGCAGAGAGCCTCTTGTCACCTGCTGTTGCCAAATTCTTTGAGACTAAGAATTACACAAATGAAGCAGCCTATGTGAATATTGTTAGCAGGTGGCATGAGGCCTCTGATGGACGTGGGCTGAGTCAAGCCGAAAGAGAGGCAGCCAACTGGGACATGTTCCACTATGTAATGGAAGACTGGATCCCTTGGCATGACAGGGATAATCCTGATTATTCTACTCTGGACATTAACAG acGACTTCAAGGTGTTCGGGGTTTTAGCAGGGAAACTGTGATTGCAGTGACAACAAACATTGAAAGCCAGGAGTACCGGAGGGCGGAGAATGACAACCTGGGCTACCCTGAGCACCCAAGAAGTGGTACTACTGATGATGTTGAATGCTTCTTCAGCATGCTCCATAACAAGATCAAGGGCCAGAATGTCACTCTTCAGGACTTCAAGAAGTGGTGGCGGAAGTTGGTTAT AGAATTCAATCTCCGTATCGATGAGTCCCTACCTTTCTACTTTTGGACACTTAATGATCGATTCAGTACTGAAGACCTTCCATCTTTTGATGAGCAGCAGCCAGGGAAGAAGAAGAGATTGTATACTCTCAAGCGGCGGTCAAGAGAGGACAGTTCCATTGTGTGTGTGGGTAGGCTATCATTGCCTGCCAAAGGTCAGCAGAGAACGAGGCAGTTGTATCACAACACCAATGTAGGTGTGCCTCCTGTCACCGGACAATTCTTAGCTCAAGTTCAGGATGAATTAAATCAGTGA
- the LOC140139517 gene encoding uncharacterized protein, producing MATLATDHQYVANDLKHTKFVYIHCVEDGQILIRMTNFPAIVARVRLCHISFPNMPIIRSAVIADTWGDGHVNFPVPKLLELKSSCEVEWAGDSGQQFQGVCVWRWDEMGDFPAGVQAKSCSGSSLGLLQPVKDGDCQYCCDSKETVVNSSDDSSNDSSNDSSVAEAEEEEEEEDDDVETTTKEEDDDSDDDIDEQELDSTGTSESENEHEVEDEDEEKLFPFVVKLRGSTMEERYQVVLNEVEVKLDDNIPVPVRILAEPDNPVDVNAYRVDAQIDNQWKIIGYIPRQMIRKFKSAMDRSEIISSKLLRVVFLYHPVRNGLFPIIVVLKKKKNGCQMTTPTSIMTFYQIFDNFVFDKFVNFHPCYMEKQWQDRQELHNKYNFSPGSLS from the exons ATGGCGACTTTGGCGACGGATCACCAGTATGTTGCGAATGATCTGAAACATACGAAGTTTGTTTACATTCACTGCGTTGAAGATGGACAGATATTGATACGAATGACGAACTTTCCTGCTATAGTTGCTCGAGTGAGATTGTGTCATATTTCGTTTCCAAATATGCCAATCATACGATCTGCAGTGATTGCCGATACATGGGGAGATGGCCATGTCAATTTCCCCGTACCAAAACTGCTCGAACTGAAGAGCAGTTGCGAAGTTGAG TGGGCAGGCGACAGTGGCCAGCAGTTCCAAGGAGTTTGTGTCTGGAGATGGGATGAAATGGGGGACTTTCCAGCTGGTGTCCAAGCCAAGTCTTGCTCCGGGTCATCTCTGGGACTACTGCAGCCAGTGAAAGATGGCGATTGCCAGTATTGTTGTGATAGTAAAGAGACTGTGGTTAATTCTAGCGATGACAGCAGCAATGACAGCAGTAATGACAGCAGTGTAGCCGAagcggaagaagaagaagaggaggaagatgATGACGTCGAGACAACAACAAAAGAAGAAGACGATGACTCCGACGATGATATTGATGAACAAGAACTAGACAGCACCGGCACAAGTGAATCAGAAAATGAACATGAAgtcgaagatgaagatgaagaaaaacTGTTTCCCTTTGTGGTAAAACTTAGGGGATCAACCATGGAGGAGAGGTATCAAGTTGTCTTGAATGAAGTTGAGGTTAAATTGGATGATAACATACCGGTACCAGTAAGGATACTTGCAGAACCTGACAATCCAGTTGACGTCAATGCATACAGAGTAGATGCACAAATTGACAACCAATGGAAGATCATCGGCTACATACCTAGGCAAATGATCAGGAAATTTAAAAGTGCCATGGACAGGTCTGaaattatttcatcaaaattattACGTGTTGTGTTCTTGTACCACCCTGTAAGAAATGGACTCTTTCCAATAATTgtggtattaaaaaaaaaaaaaaatggctgccaaatgacTACGCCTACGAGTATAATgacattttaccaaatttttgacAACTTTGTTTTTGATAAGTTTGTTAACTTTCATCCATgttacatggaaaaacagtggcaagATCGGCAGGAATTACATAACaaatataatttttcaccaggttcgttGTCGTAA